Proteins co-encoded in one Passer domesticus isolate bPasDom1 unplaced genomic scaffold, bPasDom1.hap1 HAP1_SCAFFOLD_225, whole genome shotgun sequence genomic window:
- the LOC135292172 gene encoding uncharacterized protein LOC135292172, whose amino-acid sequence MTVTLSPAPAGVGQVRVGSRPVLAAVAAAMGGGAAGALLRGDPRGHREAAGAEDRGPVPGPAVVPGGRGHGGGGAAGGARRAQPQAPRVGGRLRRPLRGAPTSAGWRRCGGAPTGRSTSCRCWARGCPCWARARPEDQAQIVELVLERMREELAPPPQPLPRPATPTGGGDVGEPPGGDPPPSRDPSPRVRRLRLAPPSPAPSRRGSHAHKWVELHRAPPSQAPPSPEAPPSPARLLHSPAPKPQRPRPSPARPPRSPAHKPPPSPAQPRPQTPPSSPQPHPQATPTSQPRPPLAAAAPQPRPPSPAATPTSSAHLPSAPPTKPLPHPNPAPQAPPTSQPRPQAPPTSQPPPSSPAHLPAPPTRPCCVPPAKATSSAHFAAPPPSPAHLPPAPPPALPLRPPATALRPRPPSATPPPPRPAGPAHHPPAPPPGPAHRPQTCAGPKARPRPSPQPRPRARPPPRACGRCGRASPASSSDPETARGPQKPPGGPRNCPGTPKTAQDNPKNRPGHTKMHLGNPETARGTAKTTWGTPKCTWETTKTAWDTSKCTRRTPKPPGTPRNRLGNPEMHLGNHKMHLRDPKTAQDTPKTPGAPRNPAGEPKMHLGNHKKHPGHPKKHPGNPEIQLGEP is encoded by the exons GTGGTCCCTGGGGggcggggacacggcgggggAGGGGCCGCAGGTGGAGCCCGTCGCGCTCAGCCCCAG GCACCGCGCGTGGGTGGACGCCTGCGCCGGCCTCTTCGGGGGGCGCCGACATCTGCGGGGTGGAGGCGCTGCGGCGGGGCCCCGACGGGCAGGAGCACATCGTGCAG GTGCTGGGCTCGTGGCTGCCCCTGCTGGGCCCGGGCGCGGCCCGAGGACCAGGCGCAGATCgtggagctggtgctggagcggATGAGGGAGGAGCTTGCCCCGCCCCCGCAGCCCCTCCCCCGCCCGGCCACGCCCAC AGGTGGCGGCGACGTCGGGGAGCCCCCGGgcggggaccccccccccagcagagaccccagccccagg GTGCGCCGCCTCCGTCTGGCCCCGCCCAGCCCCGCCCCCAGCCGCAGGGGCAGCCACGCCCACAAATGGGTGGAGCTTCACCGCGCCCCGCCCAGCCAGGCCCCGCCCAGCCCCGAGGCcccgcccagccccgcccgcttgCTGCACAGCCCCGCCCCCAAACCCCAGCGGCCacgccccagccccgcccgacctccccgcagccccgcccACAAACCCccgcccagccctgctcagccccgcCCACAAACCCCGCCCAGCTCGCCGCAGCCGCATCCGCAAGCCACGCCCACTTCGCAGCCACGCCCACCTCTGGCTGCCGCGGCGCCTCAGCCACGCCCACCCAGCCCCGCAGCCACGCCCACAAGCTCCGCCCacctcccctcagccccgcccACAAAACCTCTCCCACATCCCAACCCCGCCCCTCAAGCCCCACCCACCTCACAGCCACGCCCTCAGGCTCCGCCCACCTCACAGCCCCCGCCCTCAAGCCCCGCCCACCTCCCAGCCCCGCCCACCaggccctgctgtgtccccccAGCCAAGGCCACAAGCTCCGCCCACTTCGCAGCCCCGCCCCCAAGCCCCGCCCAcctccccccagccccgcctCCAGCGCTCCCCCTCCGTCCCCCAGCCACCGCCCTCAGGCCCCGCCCCCCCTCAGCCACGCCCCCGCCCCCCCGGCCCGCAGGCCCCGCCCACCACCCGCCAGCCCCGCCCCCAGGCCCCGCCCATCGCCCCCAAACCTGCGCTGGCCCCAaagcccggccccgcccctccccccag CCCCgcccccgagcccggcccccCCCGAGAGCCTGCGGGCGCTGCGGCAGAGCTTCGCCAGCCTCTTCGAGTGACCCCGAAACCgcccggggaccccaaaaaccgcCCGGGGGACCCCGAAACTgcccggggaccccaaaaactgcCCAGGACAACCCCAAAAACCGCCCGGGACACACCAAAATGCACCTGGGGAACCCCGAAACTGCCCGGGGAACCGCAAAAACCAcctgggggaccccaaaatgcaCCTGGGAAACCACAAAAACTGCCTGGGACACCTCGAAATGCACCCGGAGAACCCCAAAACCGCCCGGGACACCCCGAAACCGCCTGGGAAACCCCGAAATGCACCTGGGGAACCACAAAATGCACctgagggaccccaaaaccgcccaggacaccccaaaaacacccggGGCACCCCGAAATCCAGCTGGGGAACCCAAAATGCACCTGGGGAACCACAAAAAACAcccgggacaccccaaaaaacacccgGGGAACCCCGAAATCCAGCTGGGTGAACCCTGA
- the UXT gene encoding LOW QUALITY PROTEIN: protein UXT (The sequence of the model RefSeq protein was modified relative to this genomic sequence to represent the inferred CDS: deleted 2 bases in 2 codons) → MAAAEKAQRYEAFVSDVLQRDLRRVQEQRDAVFEQQAQVLQLRSALARLQDADAPLHTQVDLGCNFFVSAEVPDPRRVFVALGFGFFAELTLPEALRHLERRSSLLQRLSDSLTRDGAKIRAHIRLVLEGLRELQGLQEPPVTSDP, encoded by the exons ATGGCGGCGGCGGAGAAGGCGCAGCGCTACGAGGCGTTCGTCAGCGACGTCCTGCAGCGCGACCTGAG gcGGGTGCAGGAGCAGCGCGACGCCGTCTTCGAGCAGCAGGcgcaggtgctgcagctgcgCTCCGCCCTCGCCCGCCTCCAG gacGCCGACGCCCCCCTGCACACCCAGGTGGATCTCGGCTGCAATTTCTTCGTCAGCGCCGAAGT cccggAC CCCCGGCGCGTTTTCGTGGCTCTGGGTTTCGGGTTCTTCGCGGAGCTGACGCTGCCCGAGGCCCTGCGGCACCTG GAGCGCCGCAGCTCGCTCCTGCAGAG GCTCAGCGATTCCCTGACGCGCGACGGGGCCAAGATCCGCGCCCACATCCGCCTGGTGCTGGAG GGCCTGcgggagctgcaggggctgcaggagccccccgtgacctctgacccctga